One window of Acidobacteriota bacterium genomic DNA carries:
- a CDS encoding FAD binding domain-containing protein encodes MIEFILNNQSVETDLPGGTTVLDFVRYHKNLKGTKIGCREGDCGACTILVGELKDGDLRYRSMTSCLMPLLNARGKHIVTVEGINPADGSLTPAQAALVDESGTQCGFCTVGFVMSLTGFCLGDGQKTKESVVAAIDGNICRCTGYKSIERACERISDLGFGISDFGNAMLNKSQSQIEKAIAAGAVPKYFESIGRRLELLVREHPDSEGLKSVSSEITTPRFVAGGTDLYVQKHDEMVHAGATSLFDDPALRFIRETDETVEIGPSVVVTDLLESEVFHRLFPNLDKYLKLVSSTPIRNMATLAGNFVNASPIGDMTVFFLALDAELELRDFGIGNSDFGIRNIALSDLYLGYKQLAKVESEIISKISIRKDFTHFNFEKVSKRTYLDIASVNTAIALRLSGDVVETARVSIGGVAPTPLLLRKTSAFLSGKPINDAILEEAEAILQTEIAPISDVRGSAEYKRLLARQLFRAHFVAVSGER; translated from the coding sequence ATGATCGAATTTATTCTCAACAATCAATCCGTCGAAACCGATCTCCCAGGCGGAACGACGGTGCTCGACTTTGTTCGGTATCACAAGAATCTGAAGGGAACGAAGATCGGCTGCCGCGAAGGGGATTGCGGGGCGTGCACGATCCTCGTCGGTGAACTCAAGGACGGAGACCTCAGATATCGTTCGATGACATCGTGCCTGATGCCGCTCTTGAATGCGCGCGGCAAGCATATCGTGACTGTCGAAGGAATCAACCCGGCCGACGGAAGCCTGACACCCGCGCAGGCAGCGTTGGTCGACGAATCCGGAACTCAATGCGGATTCTGCACGGTTGGATTCGTGATGTCTCTGACCGGTTTTTGCCTCGGCGACGGTCAGAAAACCAAAGAATCGGTGGTTGCGGCGATCGACGGAAACATTTGCCGCTGCACGGGTTACAAGTCGATCGAGCGGGCGTGCGAGAGGATTTCGGATTTGGGATTTGGGATTTCGGATTTCGGCAATGCGATGCTCAACAAGTCACAGTCGCAAATCGAGAAGGCGATCGCCGCCGGTGCGGTTCCGAAATATTTCGAATCCATCGGGCGGCGTCTCGAATTGTTGGTGCGCGAACATCCCGACTCCGAAGGTCTGAAATCCGTATCATCCGAAATCACCACCCCAAGATTCGTCGCCGGCGGCACGGACCTTTACGTTCAGAAGCACGACGAAATGGTCCACGCGGGTGCGACGAGTTTGTTTGACGATCCTGCGCTTCGGTTCATCCGCGAGACCGACGAAACGGTCGAGATCGGCCCGTCTGTCGTCGTCACCGACTTGCTCGAGTCTGAAGTCTTCCATCGGCTTTTTCCGAACCTTGACAAGTATTTGAAATTGGTTTCGTCGACGCCGATCAGGAATATGGCGACGCTCGCCGGCAATTTTGTAAATGCCTCGCCGATCGGCGATATGACGGTCTTTTTTCTGGCGCTCGACGCCGAATTGGAACTACGCGATTTCGGAATTGGGAATTCGGATTTCGGAATTCGGAACATTGCGTTATCTGATTTGTATTTGGGTTACAAGCAGCTCGCAAAGGTTGAGTCGGAGATCATTTCGAAGATCTCAATTCGCAAGGATTTCACGCATTTCAATTTTGAAAAGGTCTCGAAACGAACCTATCTTGACATCGCTTCTGTTAATACGGCGATCGCGCTCAGGCTTTCGGGCGATGTTGTCGAAACGGCGCGCGTCTCGATCGGCGGGGTCGCGCCGACGCCTTTGTTGTTAAGAAAGACCTCGGCGTTCCTGAGCGGAAAACCGATCAACGATGCGATCCTCGAAGAAGCGGAGGCGATCCTGCAAACGGAGATCGCGCCGATCTCCGACGTTCGCGGTTCGGCCGAATACAAACGTCTGTTGGCGCGCCAGCTTTTCCGGGCGCACTTCGTGGCAGTGAGCGGTGAGCGGTGA